The DNA window gtataaattaaatgatgattGGAAACATACTAGATTTGAGAACACTTCTTAGCTTTTTAAGGCGTCTATATCCAAGTTTCAGAACTTTATgcaagaattttgaaaaataaaaaagtttgaaaCTTTTGTAGAAAATTTAGATTCAAAGTTGTAGAGTGAATCTTTTGATTTCGGACTCAGTGAAGGCTTGGATCGAATcagacaaattaaaatatttatattattagtaagtattattgaatgaaaataataatatttactatACATTGTGTGCATTGCCTAAGCAATAATATTGTTCTATCTGATTCTGAttgcaaagaaaagaaagaataaaaatgTGAATCAATGGTCATCTTCATCTTGTACATAATAACAATGGAATCCGCCCGAACCCGAAAGATTCCCCGAAATCGAACCACTACTCCCAACCGACCTCTCAATATCATCAATATTCGCGATTATCGGAATCGGCCTATCGGGTATAGAAGGAACAGCCAAATCAGTATCAAACATCTTCACAACCTGATCCATCGTAGGCCTAGCATACAATTGTGGATGAGAACAAAGAACAGCTATCAAAACATACTTCTCCATAACCTCTGCATTTCCCAAATCCGACATCCCATCTTCAATTACATCCAAAGCTCTTCCATCTCTTACAAGAGACCAAGCCCAATCGGTTATCAACATATTCTGTCCATCTTCAACCGCCATTAACGCCTTCTTTCCACTCAAGAGCTCGAGGAAAACCACCCCGAAGCTGTAAACGTCGCTTCTTTCAGTTAATTGACCGTAAAGGGCGTATTCAGGGGCTACATAACCCATTGTTCCTGCCACTCTTGTGCTCAAATGAGTCATTCCTTCCGGGGTGAATTTTGCTAAACCGAAATCTGCTACTTTTGGTTCAAATGCCTCGTCTAGTAATATGTTGCTGGCTTTTATATCACGATGGATGATCGCGGGTTGGGCTCCTTGGTGTAGATATAGGAGACCTCGAGCCGTGCCTAATGCGATCTTCTGTCGAATTGGCCACGACAGATTGTTCTTGGTTGTTCCAAATAGATGATCATGGAGACTTCCGTTTTTTACCAAATCGGTTACTAGGATTCTCTGGTGCCCTTCCATTGGGGTTGTGGCTGTACAATACCCTCTTAAGGCTACAAGATTTACATGACGAACGCTCGCGATTACCTGCACTTCGTGGGCGAAGATTGCGTCGCCTGAAACTGAACAGTTTTTGAATCTTTTGACAGCGATTTCGGTATTGTCTGGGAGAATGCCTTTGTATACATTTCCATAACCTCCTTTTCCAATTATGTTATCTCTTGAGAATTTCTTCGTAGCGGTTTTGATTTGATCGAATGTGTAGTTTACTAGAGTGGTGCTTGAGTTGATTGATTCTAATCCTGAAGCTAATTCGCTTTCTCTCCTGCTGATTCTTCTCTTTTTCAGTAATTCGAGTCGTTTTCGCCGGAAATACCATAACCCAGATAAACCCAGAAACAGAATGAGaaatgaaatggatacaacagCTACGGCGATTATTGTTTTCCTGTTTTTGTTACTGGGTTTGATTTGAATTGATTCGAGTGAGAACAGACATTTTGCTGTACCTGAATCGGCAGGGCCAAATTGATTCACGGCGGCGGCGTAAATTAAAGGGTAGGCCGTGCAATCGGAGACGTTACCGATGGAGTTTCCGGCGAGGTAAGTAGCTTGGAGGCTAGATAGGGTGGTAGTGCAGGAAGCGCAGGGGGAGCTGTTTTCGAGTGATTGATTACAGGCGACGGCGACGTTGTTTAATGCGGTGGAGGAAACGTTAGATTCGAATTCACGACGAGTGGTGATGTTCATACAACCCTCAGCGATCCAACTCGTCTGAAATCCGCAGGTTTTACGAATATCGAAACCGGAGACGAAATCGTTGACTAGGGTTTGATACGAATTCCAACATGCGTCAGCTGAATCAAGTGGAGGCACGAAGTTTCCAGTGGATCTGAGATATTCAGACTGAACTAATCGGATTCCTTGAAGGACGTAATGGCAACGAGTGGCGACGTCGAGATTTGGGCGGTTGGAACTCTGTATACGCCGACGGAGGGATTCGAAATCGAGTGGGCAAGTAGTGGTGGTGTTGGTGGTTTGGTTTTGAAGTAGACGGCGGATGGTGGATG is part of the Impatiens glandulifera chromosome 1, dImpGla2.1, whole genome shotgun sequence genome and encodes:
- the LOC124920215 gene encoding probable LRR receptor-like serine/threonine-protein kinase RKF3 codes for the protein MSVFFFLLFLSLNLGFQSQSISSASTIRRLLQNQTTNTTTTCPLDFESLRRRIQSSNRPNLDVATRCHYVLQGIRLVQSEYLRSTGNFVPPLDSADACWNSYQTLVNDFVSGFDIRKTCGFQTSWIAEGCMNITTRREFESNVSSTALNNVAVACNQSLENSSPCASCTTTLSSLQATYLAGNSIGNVSDCTAYPLIYAAAVNQFGPADSGTAKCLFSLESIQIKPSNKNRKTIIAVAVVSISFLILFLGLSGLWYFRRKRLELLKKRRISRRESELASGLESINSSTTLVNYTFDQIKTATKKFSRDNIIGKGGYGNVYKGILPDNTEIAVKRFKNCSVSGDAIFAHEVQVIASVRHVNLVALRGYCTATTPMEGHQRILVTDLVKNGSLHDHLFGTTKNNLSWPIRQKIALGTARGLLYLHQGAQPAIIHRDIKASNILLDEAFEPKVADFGLAKFTPEGMTHLSTRVAGTMGYVAPEYALYGQLTERSDVYSFGVVFLELLSGKKALMAVEDGQNMLITDWAWSLVRDGRALDVIEDGMSDLGNAEVMEKYVLIAVLCSHPQLYARPTMDQVVKMFDTDLAVPSIPDRPIPIIANIDDIERSVGSSGSISGNLSGSGGFHCYYVQDEDDH